In a genomic window of Occallatibacter riparius:
- a CDS encoding acetamidase/formamidase family protein codes for MRLKCWFAASLLPTAALIAQSATVTLPASPSTVVWGYYSAKAKPVMTVHTGETVRIQTLSTCGPTERMVAEGVATADIPAYNAEIYSQVKDRGPGGHILTGPLEIAEAEPGDVLEVQIVKIDIDVPFACNGFGVGRGFLPNDFPYSRRKIIPLDREKMVAKFAPGIEIPLHPFFGSMGVAPPDSAARYDSAPPWMHGGNMDNKELVAGITLYLPVHAKGALFEVGDGHAGQGNGEVDITALETFLSGTFRFVVHKDRHLLWPRAETPTSYISMGFSPDLKEATTLAVRDMINFLVDEKHLSRDEAYMLTSVAVDVDITQLVDGNVGVHAMCPKSIFKQ; via the coding sequence ATGCGACTCAAATGCTGGTTTGCGGCAAGTCTACTCCCGACTGCGGCATTGATTGCGCAGAGTGCTACCGTCACTCTCCCTGCGTCGCCGTCTACGGTGGTCTGGGGATACTACTCGGCGAAGGCGAAGCCCGTGATGACGGTCCACACCGGCGAGACCGTGCGCATCCAGACGCTTTCCACGTGCGGCCCGACCGAACGCATGGTTGCGGAAGGAGTCGCCACCGCTGACATCCCCGCCTACAACGCCGAAATCTACTCCCAGGTGAAGGACCGCGGTCCTGGCGGACACATTCTGACCGGGCCACTGGAGATCGCCGAGGCAGAACCCGGCGATGTGCTCGAAGTGCAGATTGTGAAGATCGACATCGATGTGCCTTTCGCGTGCAATGGATTCGGCGTGGGGCGCGGATTCCTGCCGAACGATTTCCCGTACAGCCGCCGCAAGATCATCCCGCTCGACCGCGAAAAGATGGTCGCGAAGTTCGCACCCGGCATCGAAATCCCGCTGCACCCGTTCTTCGGCAGCATGGGCGTGGCGCCGCCTGATTCCGCCGCCCGCTATGACAGCGCACCGCCATGGATGCACGGCGGCAACATGGATAACAAGGAACTGGTCGCGGGAATCACGCTTTACCTGCCGGTGCATGCCAAGGGGGCGCTCTTTGAAGTGGGCGACGGCCACGCGGGGCAGGGAAATGGCGAGGTCGATATCACCGCACTGGAGACATTCCTCTCCGGTACTTTTCGCTTCGTCGTCCACAAAGACAGGCACTTGCTGTGGCCGCGCGCTGAAACGCCGACCAGCTACATCAGCATGGGGTTCAGTCCTGATCTCAAGGAAGCTACTACGCTCGCGGTTCGCGACATGATCAACTTCCTGGTTGACGAAAAGCACCTCTCGCGCGACGAAGCCTACATGCTAACCAGCGTTGCAGTCGACGTCGACATCACGCAGCTTGTGGATGGCAACGTCGGCGTGCACGCGATGTGTCCGAAGTCGATCTTCAAGCAGTGA
- the secA gene encoding preprotein translocase subunit SecA has protein sequence MFFDKAFTKVFGTANERVIKKLIPIVNSINALEPATKELSDEQLKAKTAEFKTRIAQRLEGLTDPDAIKQAERAALDEILPEAFAVVREAGWRTVKMRHFDVQLIGGMVLHHGKISEMKTGEGKTLVATLACYLNALAGRGVHVVTVNDYLAKRDAEWMGKIYEFLGLTVGVIVHDLSDDERRAAYGADITYGTNNEFGFDYLRDNMKFDIKDCVQRGHYYSIVDEVDSILIDEARTPLIISGPTDQTTDKYQRVKGIIPKLVKGEETETLEGKTFTGDYVVDEKHRTIGVTDEGWVSIERELNIDNIADAENWDLKHFVETAIKAHALYKRDVDYVVKDGEVIIVDTFTGRLMPGRRWSDGLHQSIEAKEGVQVRKEDQTLATITFQNYFRLYQKLSGMTGTAETEAAEFEKIYKLEIVVIPTNKPLLRVENSDVVYRTEKEKYTAVADNIAELYEKKQPALVGTTSIEKSERLSAILQRKGVPHVVLNAKFHEREAEIVAQAGKLGRVTIATNMAGRGTDILLGGNADFMTRQQLVKQNNARALSAGEGKINPMAPAGFLRFYYQGQEFEVSETDWAEVNKIHAEAAAQEHAQVIEAGGLFILGTERHESRRIDNQLRGRAGRQGDPGASRFFLSLEDDLMRIFAKQWVSTLLERLGMEEGVPIESRMISNRIEAAQKAVESQNFESRKHVLEYDDVMNKQREAVYGLRRQLLEGVDQRELILEDYVGGILSSSLDEFAPEDKHADQWNIKGLQEKLMGQFGVSLEAAGIKPLELARHELGDEIFERLKQEYEAKENILGAPTMRYHERMVMLSVMDGLWKDHLLSMDHLKEGIGLRGYAQRDPLVEYKRESFDMFEAMMLKFQEDTVRFLFRMQIIGPDGQPVNAAPQPRREVPAAPPVASAARPAPGDGHRAPVLEAPREIPVPTRAPQTTIDQLEKEFAKKKQRELAHASMAGGSAASQPSQRRTGDKVGRNDPCPCGSGKKYKKCHGTEA, from the coding sequence GTGTTTTTCGATAAGGCATTTACGAAAGTATTCGGCACGGCCAACGAGCGCGTGATCAAGAAGCTGATTCCCATTGTGAACAGCATCAACGCGTTAGAGCCGGCTACGAAAGAACTGTCAGACGAGCAGTTGAAGGCCAAGACAGCCGAGTTCAAGACACGCATCGCCCAGCGCCTGGAAGGGCTGACCGACCCCGACGCCATTAAGCAGGCGGAGCGCGCGGCGCTCGACGAGATCCTGCCCGAAGCCTTCGCCGTGGTTCGCGAGGCCGGCTGGCGTACGGTCAAAATGCGCCACTTCGACGTGCAGCTCATCGGCGGCATGGTTCTGCACCACGGCAAAATTTCCGAAATGAAGACCGGCGAAGGCAAAACGCTGGTCGCCACCCTTGCCTGCTATCTCAACGCGCTCGCCGGGCGCGGCGTCCACGTCGTCACGGTCAACGACTACCTGGCCAAGCGCGACGCCGAGTGGATGGGCAAGATCTACGAGTTCCTCGGCCTCACCGTCGGTGTCATCGTGCACGATCTGAGCGACGACGAGCGCCGCGCGGCTTATGGCGCCGACATCACCTACGGTACCAACAACGAGTTCGGCTTCGACTACCTCCGCGACAACATGAAGTTCGATATCAAGGACTGCGTGCAGCGCGGGCACTACTACTCTATCGTCGACGAAGTCGACTCGATCCTCATCGACGAAGCGCGTACGCCACTCATCATCTCGGGCCCAACGGACCAGACCACCGACAAGTACCAGCGCGTGAAGGGAATCATTCCCAAGCTGGTCAAGGGCGAAGAAACCGAGACGCTGGAAGGCAAAACGTTCACCGGCGACTACGTAGTGGACGAGAAGCATCGTACCATTGGCGTCACGGACGAAGGCTGGGTCAGCATCGAGCGAGAGCTCAACATCGACAACATTGCCGACGCAGAAAACTGGGATCTCAAGCACTTTGTCGAAACGGCGATCAAAGCACATGCCCTGTACAAGCGCGACGTTGACTACGTCGTGAAGGACGGCGAAGTCATCATCGTCGACACCTTCACTGGCCGCCTGATGCCAGGGCGCCGCTGGAGCGATGGGCTGCACCAGTCCATCGAAGCCAAGGAAGGCGTGCAGGTCCGCAAGGAAGACCAGACGCTGGCGACCATCACCTTCCAGAACTACTTCCGCCTCTATCAAAAGCTGAGCGGTATGACAGGCACGGCCGAAACTGAGGCCGCCGAATTCGAGAAGATCTACAAGCTCGAAATCGTTGTCATACCGACGAACAAGCCTCTTCTGCGCGTCGAGAACTCCGACGTCGTCTATCGCACCGAGAAAGAAAAGTACACGGCCGTTGCCGATAACATCGCCGAGCTGTACGAGAAAAAGCAGCCCGCTCTCGTCGGCACCACGTCTATCGAAAAGTCGGAGCGCCTCTCAGCGATTCTGCAACGCAAAGGCGTGCCGCACGTCGTGCTCAACGCCAAGTTCCATGAGCGTGAAGCCGAGATTGTAGCCCAGGCCGGCAAGCTGGGCCGCGTCACCATCGCCACCAACATGGCAGGCCGCGGAACCGACATTTTGCTCGGCGGCAACGCCGACTTCATGACTCGCCAGCAGCTCGTCAAGCAGAACAACGCGCGTGCGCTCAGCGCAGGCGAAGGCAAGATCAACCCCATGGCCCCCGCGGGCTTCCTGCGCTTCTACTACCAAGGCCAGGAGTTCGAAGTCTCCGAGACCGACTGGGCCGAGGTAAACAAGATTCACGCGGAAGCGGCCGCGCAGGAACACGCCCAAGTCATCGAGGCCGGCGGCCTCTTCATCCTTGGCACCGAGCGCCACGAGTCACGCCGCATCGACAACCAGTTGCGCGGACGCGCCGGACGCCAGGGCGATCCCGGCGCCTCACGCTTCTTCCTCTCGCTTGAAGACGACCTCATGCGCATCTTTGCCAAGCAGTGGGTTTCCACGCTGCTTGAGCGTCTCGGTATGGAAGAGGGCGTGCCGATCGAGTCGCGCATGATCTCCAACCGCATTGAGGCCGCGCAGAAGGCCGTCGAATCCCAGAACTTCGAATCCCGCAAACACGTTCTCGAGTACGACGACGTCATGAACAAGCAGCGCGAGGCGGTCTACGGTCTTCGCCGCCAGCTTCTCGAAGGCGTCGATCAGCGCGAGCTCATCCTGGAAGACTACGTCGGAGGCATCCTTTCAAGTTCGCTCGACGAGTTTGCCCCCGAAGACAAGCACGCGGACCAGTGGAACATCAAGGGCCTGCAGGAAAAACTGATGGGCCAGTTCGGCGTAAGCCTCGAAGCAGCGGGCATCAAGCCACTGGAATTGGCGCGCCACGAACTCGGCGACGAAATCTTCGAGCGCCTGAAGCAGGAATACGAAGCCAAGGAGAACATCCTCGGCGCGCCCACCATGCGTTATCACGAACGCATGGTCATGCTCAGTGTCATGGACGGTCTCTGGAAAGATCACCTCCTCTCCATGGATCACCTGAAGGAAGGCATCGGGTTGCGCGGCTATGCGCAGCGCGACCCGCTCGTCGAATACAAGCGCGAATCGTTCGACATGTTCGAAGCGATGATGCTGAAGTTCCAGGAAGACACCGTGCGCTTCCTGTTCCGCATGCAGATCATCGGACCGGACGGCCAGCCTGTGAACGCCGCTCCGCAGCCTCGCCGCGAAGTGCCGGCAGCGCCGCCCGTAGCCTCTGCTGCTCGGCCCGCTCCTGGCGATGGACATCGCGCCCCGGTGCTGGAAGCGCCGCGCGAGATTCCCGTTCCTACGCGCGCACCGCAGACAACCATCGACCAGTTGGAGAAGGAGTTCGCGAAGAAGAAGCAGCGCGAGCTTGCGCACGCCAGCATGGCCGGAGGCTCAGCCGCCAGCCAGCCCAGCCAGCGCCGTACCGGCGACAAGGTCGGCCGCAACGACCCCTGCCCCTGCGGCTCCGGCAAGAAGTACAAGAAGTGCCACGGCACCGAAGCCTAA
- the tmk gene encoding dTMP kinase — translation MSRGLFITLEGLDGSGKTTQLKRLSNWMQKRGVSPVITRQPGGTATGDRIRELLLDSRSVHLSPMTEMAMMFADRAQAIAEVIEPALASGKTVLCDRFTDSTEAYQGGGRELGSEVVLEMHRLICGNLQPDLTLLLLPSLDKSLDRARRRNDRTAEKNGPDESRFEGEQDAFFRRVWEKYREIAHRDSDRVVAIEGDLSIDDVHEQIVEAVSERLVIAHSH, via the coding sequence ATGTCACGCGGTCTGTTCATCACGCTCGAGGGCCTCGATGGTTCGGGAAAGACAACGCAGCTGAAACGGCTTTCGAATTGGATGCAGAAACGCGGAGTATCGCCAGTCATCACGCGGCAGCCCGGCGGAACCGCCACAGGGGACCGCATCCGTGAACTGCTGCTTGATTCGCGCTCGGTACATCTGTCTCCGATGACAGAAATGGCCATGATGTTCGCCGATCGCGCACAGGCCATTGCAGAGGTAATTGAGCCGGCGCTGGCCTCAGGCAAAACCGTGCTCTGCGACCGCTTTACAGATTCGACAGAGGCCTACCAGGGCGGTGGCCGCGAGCTAGGCTCGGAAGTCGTGCTCGAGATGCACCGGCTCATCTGCGGCAATCTTCAGCCGGATCTCACGCTACTCTTGCTCCCCTCGCTCGACAAGAGCCTCGACCGCGCGCGGCGCCGTAACGATCGCACCGCCGAAAAGAACGGCCCCGACGAGAGCCGCTTCGAAGGCGAGCAGGATGCGTTCTTCCGCCGCGTGTGGGAGAAGTATCGCGAGATCGCGCACCGCGACTCAGACAGAGTGGTCGCGATCGAAGGCGATCTCAGCATTGATGACGTGCATGAGCAAATCGTCGAAGCCGTGTCAGAGCGTCTGGTGATTGCGCACAGCCACTAA
- a CDS encoding PAT1 family protein, with translation MRLFRSARWLMLALLLSLTISQARAGVFVSVNIAPPVLPVYEQPPCPEPGLMWSPGYWAYDYDAAGYYWVPGAWVPAPYEGALWTPPYWGFENGVYLFHAGYWGPHVGYYGGVNYGYGYMGVGFAGGEWRGHEFAYNTAVVHVNETVIHNTYINKTVVVQNTVVNNNRVAYSGGPGGIRHEPTPQEQVAMHEQHQAPTQYQQQHIQTARTDKGNFYNNNHGRPQQVALAKPLPAAHYNPPPAAANAHGNVNARPGEVNGNANARPGAVTANPNNRPEYRQAQPNQPGNHPEARPETRPTPQGQPQPRPEMRPAPQPQARPESRPIPQPQPRPDSRPAPMPQSHPQSRPEPRPEPHAAPQPRQESHPAPQPHPNSHPREPQR, from the coding sequence ATGCGTCTGTTTCGATCCGCACGCTGGCTGATGCTGGCGCTGCTTCTTTCCCTCACTATTTCGCAGGCTCGCGCAGGGGTATTTGTCAGCGTGAATATCGCACCCCCCGTCCTGCCAGTTTATGAGCAACCCCCTTGCCCTGAGCCCGGCCTGATGTGGTCGCCCGGCTACTGGGCTTACGACTACGACGCGGCCGGCTACTACTGGGTGCCCGGCGCATGGGTGCCGGCTCCTTATGAGGGCGCGCTTTGGACACCGCCCTACTGGGGCTTTGAGAACGGCGTCTACCTATTCCACGCCGGATACTGGGGCCCGCACGTGGGCTACTACGGCGGCGTGAACTATGGATACGGCTACATGGGTGTTGGCTTCGCAGGCGGCGAATGGCGCGGCCACGAGTTCGCCTACAACACGGCTGTTGTTCATGTGAATGAGACAGTCATTCACAACACGTACATCAATAAGACCGTAGTGGTGCAGAACACAGTTGTGAACAACAACCGCGTTGCTTATTCAGGCGGGCCTGGCGGCATCCGCCACGAGCCTACTCCGCAAGAGCAGGTGGCGATGCACGAGCAGCACCAGGCTCCCACTCAGTATCAGCAGCAGCATATTCAGACTGCGCGTACTGACAAGGGCAACTTCTACAACAACAATCACGGCCGCCCGCAGCAGGTAGCGCTGGCCAAGCCTCTACCGGCCGCACACTACAATCCGCCGCCGGCGGCCGCCAACGCTCATGGGAATGTGAACGCCCGCCCTGGCGAAGTAAATGGCAATGCCAACGCGCGTCCCGGTGCGGTGACTGCAAACCCGAACAACCGCCCCGAGTATCGCCAGGCTCAGCCGAACCAGCCCGGCAATCATCCCGAAGCACGTCCTGAGACGCGTCCCACTCCGCAGGGCCAGCCGCAGCCGCGGCCCGAAATGCGTCCGGCTCCGCAGCCGCAGGCACGGCCAGAATCGCGTCCAATCCCGCAGCCTCAACCGCGTCCGGACTCCCGCCCGGCACCGATGCCTCAGTCGCATCCGCAATCGCGTCCTGAACCGCGTCCGGAGCCGCATGCCGCACCGCAACCGCGGCAGGAATCACACCCTGCTCCGCAACCGCATCCCAACTCGCATCCTCGGGAGCCGCAGCGCTAA
- a CDS encoding S41 family peptidase, translating into MLIRPILRRAAILASFSLAAFPLLAATPDTNGAENTHRGYYRNPAVHGDTIVFTSEGDLWTVSLKGGTAERLTTAPGTETTPVISPDGKTVAFLADYEGPNEVYTMRISGGLPQRRTWEGAAAPAGWSPDGRLMIATSRYSTLPGDRLVLVDAQGKREIVPLAEAAEGAWSADGHTLFFTRWTRQWSETKRYKGGWAENLWRFDGTNEAVPLTADYDGASAHPMVASGRVYFLSDRDGVMNVWSMNADGKDVKQESHQKIFDVQSASLSDGHIVYAAGADLWNLDLANGHDEVIPVTLQSDFDQLREHWVKKPADYLTAVHIAPDGSKAVFTARGEVFTIPAQNGRTVRVAADSGVRFREAMFSPDGKSIVALSTQTGEAEFWSFPANGVGKPEQWTKEAKVLRNGGVISPDGKWLAHTNKDQELWLFDIKAKTDKRIAQSMNGDFTDLTWSPDSKWLAYSESADNQFQQVKILSTDSGKIETITSNRFNSGSPAWSSDGKWLYFLSDRELKTTVPSPWGPREPEPHYDRPVKVYQLALTAGLRSPFLQPDELHPDKKDDEKKEEKKEEKKDDKSADKKSTDKAAADKKDEKKPEEKKEDKKEEKKVEVKIDFDDLASRLSEVPAPSGNYFGLQATEKRLCWGNAADERGEHIALQCLDIANKGDEVDTVMSDVKGFEISADRKKMLIAKGDNFYIYDSDVKSTSDAKAQAKAAVNLSRWQINVNPREEFRGIFLDAWRLQRDYFYDKNMHGVNWSAMRDRYLPLVDRVADRDELNDVIAQMVGELSALHTFVQGGDARKTADHVDVATLGAQLKRDEKAGGYVVEHIYAHDPDLPNLAPPFARPDSLVKEGEVITSIDGTDTLSVPDEGALLRNKSGAQVLLHVKDAKGDARDVLVTPVSARDDSQLRYNEWEYTRRLAVEKESNNSIGYVHLRAMGPNDMDQWARDFYPVFDRQGLIIDVRHNHGGNIDSWLLSKLLRQAWFYFAPRVGNPSWNMQYAFRGHIVVLCDHETASDGEAFSEGFRRLKLGKVIGMRTWGGEIWLSFDNRQADNGIASAAETGVYADGKWLIEGHGVDPDMVVDNLPHASYSGNDAQLEAAIKELQAEIKADPRPVPAIPGRPDKSFKGSQ; encoded by the coding sequence ATGCTGATTCGCCCTATCCTGCGCCGTGCAGCCATTCTTGCCTCGTTCTCACTCGCAGCTTTCCCGCTCCTTGCGGCCACACCCGATACGAACGGAGCCGAGAACACCCACCGCGGCTACTACCGCAATCCGGCCGTGCATGGCGACACAATCGTCTTCACCTCTGAGGGCGATCTGTGGACCGTGAGTTTGAAGGGCGGAACCGCGGAGCGTCTCACCACCGCGCCCGGCACTGAGACGACCCCCGTGATCTCGCCTGACGGCAAGACCGTCGCCTTTCTCGCGGATTACGAAGGTCCGAACGAGGTGTACACGATGCGGATCAGCGGTGGGCTTCCGCAGCGCCGCACGTGGGAGGGCGCTGCTGCGCCCGCTGGCTGGTCACCCGATGGGCGGCTGATGATCGCGACATCGCGCTACTCCACGCTGCCGGGCGACAGGCTGGTGCTGGTGGACGCGCAGGGCAAGCGCGAGATTGTGCCTCTGGCGGAAGCCGCGGAAGGCGCCTGGTCCGCCGATGGTCACACGCTTTTCTTCACGCGCTGGACGAGGCAATGGAGCGAAACAAAGCGCTACAAGGGCGGATGGGCCGAGAACCTGTGGCGCTTCGACGGGACGAATGAAGCTGTGCCGCTCACGGCCGATTACGACGGCGCTTCCGCACATCCGATGGTTGCCAGCGGCCGCGTCTACTTCCTCAGTGACCGCGACGGCGTGATGAATGTCTGGTCGATGAATGCGGACGGCAAGGATGTGAAGCAGGAGAGTCATCAGAAGATCTTTGACGTGCAGTCGGCGTCGCTTTCGGATGGCCACATCGTCTACGCCGCGGGCGCTGATTTGTGGAACCTGGATCTGGCGAACGGACATGACGAGGTCATTCCCGTCACGCTCCAGTCGGATTTCGACCAGTTGCGCGAACACTGGGTGAAGAAGCCGGCGGATTATCTAACCGCCGTGCACATTGCTCCCGACGGTTCCAAGGCCGTCTTCACGGCACGCGGTGAAGTGTTCACCATCCCGGCGCAGAACGGGCGCACGGTGCGCGTGGCTGCTGACTCCGGCGTGCGATTCCGCGAAGCGATGTTCTCGCCTGACGGCAAGTCGATCGTCGCTCTCTCCACGCAGACAGGCGAGGCGGAATTCTGGAGCTTCCCCGCGAATGGCGTGGGCAAGCCCGAGCAGTGGACGAAGGAGGCGAAGGTGCTGCGCAATGGTGGCGTGATTTCGCCTGACGGCAAGTGGCTGGCGCACACCAACAAAGACCAGGAGCTCTGGCTGTTCGATATCAAGGCGAAGACGGACAAGCGCATCGCGCAGTCGATGAACGGCGACTTCACCGACCTGACCTGGTCACCGGATTCGAAGTGGCTGGCCTATAGCGAGAGCGCGGATAACCAGTTCCAGCAGGTGAAGATCCTCAGCACTGATTCGGGCAAGATTGAGACGATTACATCGAACCGGTTTAACTCCGGGAGTCCGGCGTGGTCGAGCGATGGCAAGTGGCTCTACTTTCTCTCGGACCGCGAGTTGAAGACGACGGTGCCTTCACCCTGGGGGCCGCGTGAACCCGAGCCGCACTACGACCGGCCGGTAAAGGTCTACCAGCTTGCTCTGACTGCCGGGCTGCGCTCGCCCTTCCTACAGCCGGATGAACTGCATCCGGACAAGAAGGACGACGAGAAGAAAGAAGAAAAGAAGGAAGAGAAGAAGGACGACAAGTCGGCAGATAAGAAGTCCACGGACAAGGCCGCCGCCGACAAGAAGGACGAGAAGAAGCCGGAGGAGAAGAAAGAAGACAAAAAGGAAGAGAAGAAGGTCGAGGTCAAGATCGACTTCGATGATCTGGCTTCGCGATTGTCCGAAGTGCCCGCGCCTTCCGGCAACTACTTTGGCCTCCAGGCCACGGAGAAGCGTCTGTGCTGGGGCAATGCTGCCGACGAGCGCGGCGAACACATCGCGCTGCAGTGTCTCGACATTGCCAATAAGGGCGATGAAGTGGATACGGTGATGAGCGATGTGAAGGGCTTTGAGATCTCCGCCGACCGCAAAAAGATGCTGATCGCCAAAGGCGACAACTTCTACATCTACGACTCGGATGTGAAAAGTACGAGCGACGCGAAGGCGCAGGCTAAGGCCGCTGTAAATCTCTCGCGCTGGCAAATCAACGTGAATCCGCGTGAAGAGTTCCGCGGCATCTTTCTCGATGCGTGGCGGCTGCAGCGCGATTACTTCTACGACAAGAACATGCATGGCGTGAACTGGTCGGCGATGCGGGACCGCTATCTGCCGCTGGTGGATCGCGTGGCCGATCGCGACGAACTAAATGACGTTATCGCGCAGATGGTCGGTGAGCTTTCGGCGCTGCACACATTCGTACAAGGCGGTGATGCGCGGAAGACCGCCGACCACGTTGATGTCGCTACGCTCGGAGCACAGTTGAAGCGCGACGAAAAGGCCGGCGGTTACGTGGTGGAGCACATCTACGCGCACGATCCTGACCTACCCAACCTCGCACCTCCGTTCGCCAGGCCGGATTCGCTGGTGAAGGAAGGCGAGGTCATCACCTCCATCGATGGCACAGACACGCTCAGCGTCCCGGACGAAGGCGCTCTGCTGCGCAACAAATCCGGCGCGCAGGTTCTGCTGCACGTGAAGGACGCAAAGGGTGATGCTAGAGACGTTCTGGTCACGCCGGTCTCGGCGCGAGACGACTCGCAGCTTCGCTACAACGAATGGGAGTACACGCGGCGCCTGGCTGTGGAGAAGGAATCGAACAACAGCATTGGGTATGTGCATCTGCGCGCCATGGGGCCCAATGATATGGATCAGTGGGCGCGCGACTTTTATCCCGTCTTCGATCGCCAGGGGCTGATCATCGACGTGCGCCACAACCACGGCGGCAACATCGATTCATGGCTGCTGAGCAAGCTGCTGCGCCAGGCCTGGTTCTACTTTGCGCCGCGCGTGGGCAATCCAAGCTGGAACATGCAGTATGCCTTCCGCGGGCACATCGTTGTGCTCTGCGATCACGAGACCGCTTCAGACGGCGAGGCCTTCAGCGAGGGTTTCAGACGGCTCAAGCTGGGCAAGGTGATCGGCATGCGTACCTGGGGCGGCGAGATCTGGCTCAGCTTCGACAACCGGCAGGCCGACAACGGCATTGCCTCGGCCGCCGAGACCGGCGTCTACGCGGACGGCAAGTGGCTGATTGAAGGGCACGGCGTCGATCCAGACATGGTTGTCGATAACCTCCCGCATGCAAGCTACAGCGGTAACGACGCGCAGCTTGAAGCGGCAATCAAGGAGCTGCAGGCCGAGATCAAAGCCGATCCGCGCCCGGTGCCGGCGATCCCGGGGCGGCCGGACAAATCGTTCAAGGGCAGTCAATAG
- a CDS encoding DUF3034 family protein, producing the protein MSRSIPGALLRLGLFLLLAGSVLPAQHLTLEGQTGGFITPTAYVVPSKDKHIFSFPAVGYHFVNVDQVIGNVQTFNITEGFANRAEIGYTREVHSLGNDPLFSKLWHFAGMNIVHGKVVLLKDGQFKTPVPGVAVGFVTRWDDKFVTGALDEAFTGTLKSYTNGDVYAAATKTWLHKPLPFLANFGLKFTNASIYGIGGQATRFGGRLFGGLGFPLPGPLHTAIVPAAGFSQQPPTSKNLDAIMYPPGSRAHLPTTLDYAVRITQRENPHFAFDVGIGQVAGMIGQTAVIGPGGTPIVIPVNLHARSVFGLGLSLRY; encoded by the coding sequence ATGAGCAGATCCATCCCGGGCGCACTGCTGCGTCTAGGCTTGTTCCTTCTTCTGGCCGGTTCGGTCCTTCCGGCGCAGCATCTCACGCTTGAAGGCCAGACCGGCGGATTCATTACGCCCACTGCTTACGTGGTTCCATCGAAGGACAAACACATCTTCTCCTTCCCCGCCGTTGGCTACCATTTCGTCAACGTTGACCAGGTGATTGGAAACGTTCAGACCTTCAACATCACAGAGGGATTTGCCAACCGCGCTGAAATTGGTTACACGCGCGAGGTTCATTCATTGGGCAATGATCCGCTATTCAGCAAGCTCTGGCACTTTGCGGGCATGAACATCGTGCACGGAAAGGTGGTGTTGCTGAAGGATGGTCAGTTCAAGACGCCTGTTCCCGGCGTGGCGGTGGGTTTCGTCACGCGCTGGGACGATAAGTTCGTTACCGGCGCGCTGGACGAGGCTTTCACCGGCACCTTGAAGAGCTACACGAACGGGGACGTCTACGCCGCGGCAACCAAGACGTGGTTGCACAAGCCGCTGCCATTCCTGGCGAATTTCGGACTGAAATTCACGAATGCGTCAATCTATGGAATAGGCGGCCAGGCGACGCGATTTGGCGGACGTCTTTTCGGCGGGCTCGGTTTCCCGTTGCCAGGACCACTGCATACCGCCATCGTTCCAGCCGCCGGATTCTCGCAGCAGCCGCCTACATCCAAGAACCTGGACGCCATCATGTATCCACCGGGGTCGCGCGCCCATCTGCCAACGACGCTTGATTATGCGGTTCGCATTACCCAGCGCGAAAATCCGCATTTTGCATTCGACGTAGGGATCGGGCAGGTCGCGGGCATGATCGGACAAACGGCGGTGATCGGCCCGGGAGGCACACCCATCGTCATCCCGGTTAACCTGCACGCGCGCAGCGTCTTCGGACTCGGCCTCAGCCTTCGCTATTGA
- a CDS encoding DinB family protein — protein MPETAVLRKQLIENLNGSNAHADFAQSIRDFPAELRGKRPKGSPHSPWEVLEHMRIAQWDILEFSRNGKHESPKWPEGYWPPKPEPPDEKAWDRSVHQYCQDNDALCKLIQDESNDLFAKIPHGDGQTLMREALLAADHNAYHLGQLVLLRRILGGWSGE, from the coding sequence ATGCCCGAGACAGCCGTCCTGCGCAAACAGCTCATTGAGAACCTCAACGGCAGCAACGCTCACGCTGACTTCGCACAATCGATCAGGGATTTTCCCGCGGAGCTTCGCGGCAAGCGGCCCAAGGGCTCGCCGCACAGCCCCTGGGAGGTTCTGGAGCACATGCGCATTGCACAATGGGACATCCTCGAGTTCTCGCGGAACGGTAAGCATGAGTCGCCGAAGTGGCCGGAGGGCTACTGGCCGCCGAAGCCTGAGCCGCCCGATGAAAAGGCCTGGGACCGCAGCGTCCACCAGTACTGCCAGGACAACGACGCGCTATGCAAGCTGATTCAAGATGAGTCCAACGACTTGTTCGCGAAGATTCCGCACGGGGACGGTCAGACTCTCATGCGCGAGGCGCTGCTCGCTGCGGATCACAATGCATACCATCTGGGCCAGCTTGTGCTGCTGCGGCGCATCTTGGGTGGGTGGAGCGGTGAATAG